The DNA window AAATGTCAGTGAAGGAGATATTTGATGTTGCGATTACAATCGGGGTTCGAGTTAGATTACGCTAACATATATAATGAAAGTTGCATACAAGAACGAGACGTAAAAAACTTTGAGCGTGCTATACAAAATGTTTGGCGTCACACCAATATTTTACGTTCTACAGGCTTTGAAGAAGGCCATCTTTCCAAGGATGGCTTGCCTGAACCGGTATTGTTTTACCAACTTCCTTATATTTCTGCAGCTGGTATTAATACACCTACAATGTTAAAACGTTTTTATGAATTGCGGGACTATGCTCGCCATAATATTGATACAGTTGTATCTGTAGGTATTGGTGGTTCTTATTTGGGGAGTAAGGTTATTTTTGATGTTCAATGCGGTGCATTTTGGAATAATCTTAGTACGGAAGAACGGAATGGATATCCACGGATGTATTTTGCTGGATTTAACGTAGATGGTGATTATTTATCAGGCCTTATTCGTACCTTAGAGTACCAAGCTCAGAAAAAGGGTCCCGACTATAAGGTGATGCTCGTTATTACCTCTAAGTCTGGCTCTACCATTGAACCAATGGCTAATTTCATGATTTTGGAAAAAGCATTGCAAGATCGGAATATAAATTATGAAGTAATAGCTGTTACCGATATGTCTGATGATGCTCATCCTACAGTTCTACGTTCTATGGCACTAGAAAATCATTGGAAAACCTATAGTATTCCCTATGGTGTAGGTGGCCGTTTCTCTGTGTTTACAGAGGTTGGCTTTGTTACAGCCGCTCTTGTGGGGTTTGATATTGAAGGTTTCTTGGCTGGTGCTGCTTCAATGGATGCTGCATGCCAAGAAGAGGATATTTTCAAAAATCCTGCTTTATTAAGTGCATTGCTAAAATATATTGCGTCCGAACGTTATGGTCGTATTATTGAGGTATTTATGCCTTATGGGGAAGCCCTTCATTCCTTATCTGATTGGTATGTACAACTACTGTCCGAATCGTTAGGTAAGATGAGTAATACATGCTTACCTTATGGTCGTACACCAGTTGCGGCAGTAGGAACTATGGATATGCATGCTCAAGTACAAGAGCATCAAGAA is part of the Veillonella sp. genome and encodes:
- a CDS encoding glucose-6-phosphate isomerase, yielding MLRLQSGFELDYANIYNESCIQERDVKNFERAIQNVWRHTNILRSTGFEEGHLSKDGLPEPVLFYQLPYISAAGINTPTMLKRFYELRDYARHNIDTVVSVGIGGSYLGSKVIFDVQCGAFWNNLSTEERNGYPRMYFAGFNVDGDYLSGLIRTLEYQAQKKGPDYKVMLVITSKSGSTIEPMANFMILEKALQDRNINYEVIAVTDMSDDAHPTVLRSMALENHWKTYSIPYGVGGRFSVFTEVGFVTAALVGFDIEGFLAGAASMDAACQEEDIFKNPALLSALLKYIASERYGRIIEVFMPYGEALHSLSDWYVQLLSESLGKMSNTCLPYGRTPVAAVGTMDMHAQVQEHQEGRLNKVVQFIKVKEWQHNLVVPNTHSQYERLQALGNIGICDILNIALDANREALSSDNRFNMTITVPTLNAFHLGEIMFMHCWAVYFESIFAGVDAFDQPGVEVYKRLIGPKLAHVKDGENS